CCGGTAGAGCTCCGCGGCCTCCGACCCCAGGACCACGCTGTACGAGATGTCGGACGTCGCCCCGCCCTGTTCGTGCCCGCCGAGGACGCCGACCACCTCCCCGTCGCCGTTCACCCAGGGGCTGCCGCTGGTTCCGCCGGTGAGGTCGGGGCAGTCGATGCGCTGCTGGGTGGAGTTGTGGGCGGTGGGCCGGTTCGTGCAGCGGACCGGCACCTCGAGGGAGTCGGGGTAGCCGGTGACGGTCACGGCGGTCGCCCCGGTGGTCGTACGCGTCGCGAACCGGTTGCCGCCGACCACGTCCTCGACGCCCTCACCGCCCCGCCCGTCGAGGACGGCGAACGCCACATCGCTGTCCTCGTCCTGCCCCTGCGCCCACCCGTCGGGCAGGAGGACCCGCTCGACCCGCCAGATCCCGTGCGGGGCCTTGCCGTCCCGGTA
The sequence above is a segment of the Streptomyces asoensis genome. Coding sequences within it:
- a CDS encoding trypsin-like serine peptidase is translated as MKRNALLGAVVLLAVTSASEAAADGGPGPLGVTAVAAATAQSARVGALFTAADADAGRLAGEHFCTASVVHSPHHDLIVTAAHCLGGADELVFAPGYRDGKAPHGIWRVERVLLPDGWAQGQDEDSDVAFAVLDGRGGEGVEDVVGGNRFATRTTTGATAVTVTGYPDSLEVPVRCTNRPTAHNSTQQRIDCPDLTGGTSGSPWVNGDGEVVGVLGGHEQGGATSDISYSVVLGSEAAELYRDAASDP